A stretch of the Asticcacaulis sp. ZE23SCel15 genome encodes the following:
- the rpoN gene encoding RNA polymerase factor sigma-54, with product MALGQRLELKQGQGLVITPQLQQAIKLLQLSNLELEAVVEAELEKNPLLQREDPEPVAETGQDSERETFESDGRELELGDGNSLRAGSDLDASNSDLYGDEAPTVREPDSAASSADMSDGPMVDWSKAGKGGGSFDGDEDMERALTREKTLQEHLTDQALIAGFSAPEMAIAQVLIDGVDEGGYLRADLSEISDRLGCDPALIEAVLATCHGFEPTGVMARSVPECLKLQLIERNRFDPAMEALIDNLELLARRDLSALRKVCGVDDEDLSDMIRELKALTPRPGAAFGSEPSQTVVPDVFVRQDATGGWRVDLNTDTLPRVLVDQKYHAQVVGGARSSEEKSYLSECLNQANWLIKSLDQRARTILKVSSEIVRQQDAFLVYGVEHLRPLNLKTVADAVGMHESTISRVTSNKYVSTPRGVFELKFFFTSSISSNDGSEAHSAESVRHKIKNLIDGEKSSGEILSDDRIVEILKEAGVDIARRTVAKYREALRIPSSVERKRQLK from the coding sequence ATGGCACTCGGGCAAAGGTTAGAACTCAAACAGGGACAGGGGCTGGTCATCACGCCCCAGTTGCAGCAGGCGATCAAGCTGCTGCAATTGTCAAATCTCGAACTCGAAGCCGTGGTTGAGGCCGAGTTAGAAAAGAACCCCCTTCTGCAACGCGAAGACCCGGAGCCTGTAGCCGAAACAGGTCAAGACTCTGAGCGCGAAACCTTTGAAAGTGATGGCCGCGAACTGGAACTGGGCGACGGCAATTCACTGCGCGCCGGCTCAGACCTTGATGCCTCAAACTCCGATCTTTACGGCGACGAAGCCCCGACCGTGCGTGAACCCGATAGCGCCGCGTCGTCTGCCGATATGTCCGACGGGCCGATGGTCGACTGGTCCAAGGCCGGTAAGGGCGGCGGCAGTTTTGACGGCGATGAGGACATGGAACGCGCCCTCACCCGCGAAAAAACCCTTCAGGAACATCTGACCGATCAGGCCCTGATCGCCGGGTTCAGCGCACCCGAAATGGCGATTGCGCAGGTTCTGATCGACGGGGTCGATGAGGGTGGTTACCTGCGCGCTGACCTTAGCGAAATCTCCGACCGGCTCGGCTGCGATCCGGCGCTGATTGAGGCGGTACTTGCCACCTGTCACGGCTTTGAGCCGACCGGTGTTATGGCCCGCAGCGTCCCCGAATGTCTTAAGCTGCAACTGATTGAACGCAACCGCTTCGATCCGGCCATGGAAGCGTTGATCGATAATCTTGAGCTGTTGGCGCGCCGCGATCTGAGCGCCCTGCGCAAGGTCTGCGGTGTCGATGACGAAGACCTGAGCGACATGATCCGTGAGCTTAAGGCCCTGACGCCGCGCCCCGGTGCGGCCTTTGGCTCCGAGCCGTCGCAGACCGTGGTGCCGGACGTGTTTGTGCGTCAGGATGCGACCGGCGGCTGGCGGGTTGACCTCAATACCGACACCCTGCCGCGCGTGCTGGTCGATCAGAAATACCATGCTCAGGTCGTGGGCGGTGCCCGCTCCAGCGAAGAAAAATCATATCTCAGCGAATGTCTCAATCAGGCCAACTGGCTGATCAAGAGCCTCGATCAACGGGCCCGCACCATCCTTAAGGTGTCGTCCGAAATCGTGCGCCAGCAGGATGCCTTTCTGGTCTACGGCGTCGAACACCTACGCCCGCTGAACCTCAAGACCGTCGCTGATGCCGTAGGGATGCACGAATCAACCATCAGCCGTGTGACCTCAAACAAGTACGTCTCGACCCCGCGCGGGGTGTTTGAACTGAAGTTCTTCTTCACCTCCTCCATCTCTTCCAATGACGGCTCCGAAGCCCATTCGGCGGAATCAGTCCGTCATAAGATTAAGAACCTTATCGACGGGGAGAAGTCATCGGGGGAAATCCTGTCCGATGACCGGATCGTCGAAATCCTGAAAGAGGCCGGTGTCGATATCGCCCGCCGCACGGTCGCAAAATACCGCGAAGCCCTGCGCATCCCCTCATCGGTCGAGCGTAAGCGCCAGTTGAAGTGA
- the ptsN gene encoding PTS IIA-like nitrogen regulatory protein PtsN, whose translation MSLFGLLDRHSINGHVSVNSKRQALQAVAEHAAKLFKMDADVIFNALVDREKQGSTGVGLGVAVPHAALAGLTQMRGIFLRLETPIDYDSIDHVPVDLVFALFAPPEAGSEHLRALAKVSRALRQKSMREQLRALDTNDALYALLADSGAHAA comes from the coding sequence ATGTCTCTCTTCGGGCTTTTGGACCGTCATTCGATTAACGGTCATGTCAGTGTAAACTCTAAGCGTCAGGCCTTGCAGGCGGTGGCCGAGCATGCCGCCAAACTGTTCAAGATGGACGCCGACGTCATTTTCAATGCGCTGGTCGACCGCGAAAAGCAGGGCTCTACCGGTGTGGGCTTAGGCGTTGCTGTGCCCCATGCGGCGTTAGCGGGCCTGACCCAGATGCGCGGCATTTTCTTGCGGCTGGAAACCCCGATCGATTATGATTCGATCGACCATGTGCCGGTCGATCTGGTGTTTGCGCTGTTTGCACCGCCGGAGGCGGGTTCCGAGCACCTGCGGGCGCTGGCCAAGGTGTCGCGCGCCCTGCGCCAGAAATCGATGCGTGAGCAACTGCGCGCGCTTGATACCAATGATGCCCTTTATGCGCTTTTGGCCGACAGCGGCGCCCACGCGGCCTGA
- the raiA gene encoding ribosome-associated translation inhibitor RaiA → MQIQVNGKQVEVGDALRERIEQELSAGIAKYFDRGGEAEVTLSKQGHLFKADCWVRLASGQTLVSSGTGGDAHSAFTGTLDRIETRVRRYKRRLKNHHNPSPSQELASITVLRYDNTGDDPLEDYDDGQAVNGWDHDAPPQAMVIAETEAPLRTMTVSGAVLEMDMSNYPVLMFRNAAHGGLSVIYRRPDGNIGWIDPERTRARSVA, encoded by the coding sequence ATGCAAATACAAGTCAACGGAAAACAGGTTGAAGTGGGTGATGCGCTGCGTGAGCGCATCGAGCAGGAGCTGTCGGCGGGCATCGCTAAGTATTTCGATCGTGGCGGTGAAGCCGAGGTGACCCTGTCGAAGCAAGGCCATCTGTTCAAGGCCGACTGCTGGGTCCGCCTCGCCTCTGGCCAGACGCTCGTGTCGAGCGGCACTGGCGGCGACGCCCATTCCGCCTTCACCGGCACCCTTGATCGCATTGAAACGCGTGTACGCCGCTATAAGCGCCGCCTGAAAAACCACCATAACCCGTCGCCGTCCCAGGAACTGGCGTCCATTACTGTGCTTAGGTATGACAACACCGGTGACGACCCGCTTGAGGATTATGATGACGGTCAGGCCGTCAATGGCTGGGATCATGACGCCCCACCGCAGGCTATGGTCATTGCCGAAACCGAAGCGCCCTTACGTACCATGACGGTATCGGGTGCGGTGCTTGAGATGGACATGTCTAACTACCCGGTGCTGATGTTCCGTAATGCCGCCCACGGTGGCCTGTCGGTCATCTATCGCCGTCCGGATGGCAATATCGGCTGGATCGATCCGGAACGCACCCGCGCCCGCTCGGTCGCCTGA